A section of the Chitinophagaceae bacterium genome encodes:
- the xerD gene encoding site-specific tyrosine recombinase XerD has product MEWSATIKSFKAYLKLEKSVSNNTIEAYLRDIHKLHSYLSAKPDSKLPKDVKTEDLEQFLAFLFDMGLSSHSQARILSGIKSFFNFLIIEEIIKVNPTQLLEGPKLQRKIPEVLSLEEINALIDQIDHSTPEGTRNRAIIEILYGCGLRVSELVDLKINQLFFDVDFIRVIGKGNKERLIPVGKDAVKYVNIYLTNYRNQMKIDKESEEFLFLNRRGKKLTRIMIFTILKTLATKAGIKKKVSPHILRHSFATHLIDGGADLRAIQEMLGHTSITTTEIYTHVDKDYLRETLLTFHPLYKEAN; this is encoded by the coding sequence ATGGAATGGTCAGCCACTATAAAAAGCTTTAAAGCCTATTTAAAGCTCGAAAAATCAGTATCTAACAATACTATAGAAGCCTATTTACGGGACATTCACAAGTTACATTCGTATTTATCTGCCAAGCCCGACTCTAAACTTCCAAAGGATGTTAAAACAGAAGATTTAGAGCAATTTTTAGCCTTTCTGTTTGATATGGGATTAAGCTCTCATTCTCAGGCAAGAATTCTCAGTGGTATTAAAAGTTTTTTCAATTTTCTTATCATTGAAGAAATTATTAAGGTAAACCCTACTCAACTACTAGAAGGACCAAAACTGCAAAGAAAAATTCCTGAGGTATTGAGTTTGGAAGAAATTAATGCGCTGATAGATCAAATTGACCATAGTACACCTGAAGGAACGAGAAACCGGGCTATCATAGAAATCTTATATGGTTGCGGATTGCGGGTAAGTGAGTTAGTTGACTTAAAAATAAATCAGTTATTCTTTGATGTAGATTTTATTCGTGTGATTGGTAAAGGAAACAAAGAAAGACTGATTCCCGTAGGAAAAGATGCTGTTAAATATGTGAATATATATCTGACGAACTACAGAAACCAAATGAAAATAGATAAAGAATCAGAAGAGTTTTTGTTTTTAAATCGCAGAGGTAAAAAACTCACGAGAATTATGATTTTTACAATCTTAAAAACCTTGGCAACAAAAGCCGGTATTAAGAAAAAAGTAAGTCCGCATATACTCAGACATTCATTTGCTACACATCTGATAGACGGAGGAGCAGATTTGCGTGCTATACAAGAAATGCTTGGTCATACTTCTATAACTACTACTGAGATTTACACCCATGTTGATAAAGACTACTTAAGAGAAACCTTATTAACTTTTCATCCTCTGTATAAAGAAGCAAATTAA